One Microplitis demolitor isolate Queensland-Clemson2020A chromosome 2, iyMicDemo2.1a, whole genome shotgun sequence DNA segment encodes these proteins:
- the LOC103571646 gene encoding myeloid differentiation primary response protein MyD88, with protein MADMSAVPLIALSSESKFLLSTLLNPIKCIPTDDGYPRDWRGIADLFSFGGELIPAIASNPDPISFILDVVTKKNPKTVIKDLQIVLEKIERWDVVDDTQPVFVKDAQKYYDHMERNETSAEMTDNNIDSKMLTVDDLYRVKAGLSMQRYDAFLLFADEDTNFVEQIIEYLEQKHNLKLCIKDRDLISGITFEHTAIMKLISERCNRLIVVLSPNFIKSTANEFFLNYAQAIGIEQNHRKIIPCLYQQCELPPQLKYTLLLDYNRSKLYDFWGRLKDSVRTVANDTLKNDSVDTKCEDVKINLPEVPSTSTLSLNSEMTPTTSKETSTGVAKTKSKLLSWTKKNLSPKSAPPTNLSSDDSQNDLIKKLPSLEGLDSLESSSISMEKTSKKVKKHKSIKACAKKIKSFVIKS; from the exons atggCAGATATGTCAGCGGTACCACTCATTGCATTATCTtcagaatcaaaatttttattatcaactcTATTAAATCCTATTAAATGTATTCCTACTGACGATGGATATCCAAG AGATTGGCGAGGAATTGctgatttattttcatttggcGGTGAATTAATACCAGCGATAGCTTCTAATCCAGATccaatatcatttattctaGATGTtgtgactaaaaaaaatccaaaaactgTCATAAAAGATCTACAAattgtattagaaaaaatagaaCGTTGGGATGTTGTCGATGATACTCAGCCAGTATTTG ttaAAGATgctcaaaaatattatgaccATATGGAGAGAAATGAAACGTCTGCTGAAATGactgataataatattgacaGCAAAATGTTGACTGTTGATGATCTATATAGAGTCAAAGCTGGTTTATCAATGCAGCGATACGAtgcatttttactttttgctGATGAGGATACTAATTTTGTTGaacaaattattgaatatttagaACAAAAACATAATCTCAAG ctTTGTATCAAAGACAGAGATTTAATAAGCGGAATAACATTTGAACATACggcaataatgaaattaatatctGAACGCTGCAATAGATTAATTGTTGTACTATCTcccaattttataaaaagtactgccaatgaattttttttaaattatgctCAAGCTATTGGTATag AACAAAATCATCGAAAAATAATACCATGTTTGTACCAACAATGTGAATTACCTcctcaattaaaatatactttactCCTTGATTACAACAGATCTAAACTCTATGACTTCTGGGGAAGACTAAAAGATTCTGTTAGAACAGTAGCTAATGATACTCTTAAAAA tgATTCAGTGGATACGAAGTGTGAAGACGTAAAAATAAACCTACCAGAAGTTCCAAGTACTTCGACTTTGTCATTAAATTCTGAAATGACTCCCACGACTTCGAAAGAAACATCTACAGGAGTTGCAAAGACTAAATCAAAATTGCTTTCTTGGACGaagaaaaatttaagcccCAAGTCGGCTCCGCCTACAAATTTATCGTCTGATGACAGTCagaatgatttaattaaaaaacttccTTCGTTAGAAGGTTTAGACAGCCTAGAATCTTCATCGATTTCGATGGAAAAAACTTcaaagaaagttaaaaaacacaaaagtataaaagcttgtgctaaaaaaataaaatcatttgtcATTAAATCTTGA
- the LOC106694178 gene encoding meiosis-specific nuclear structural protein 1 encodes MDKILSQRDRYISSIPHSEQMKEKFRNFIGQLDKINRHNIEQLTQESKKIERLKETISEKEDQLLVEEKKKNYLNNELENQAELLEELPNEKSRLIIEKMELESRKNQLKATKPSNTDQKLLEHGRKKLEYYRILTGIRWDYPMLKTCTKGYVTNRQDYTKEFCFNEDDERTEEKIWEEIGKCVEIYEEKENSAPNK; translated from the exons atggataaaattttatcacaacGTGACAGATATATTTCGTCGATACCACATAGTGAACAGATGAAAGAAAAGTTTCGTAATTTTATTGGAcaattagataaaattaatcgtCATAATATTGAACAGCTTACAC aggagagtaaaaaaattgaaagactGAAAGAAACGATATCAGAAAAAGAAGACCAATTATTAGtcgaagaaaaaaagaaaaattatttaaacaacgAATTAGAAAACCAGGCAGAATTATtg gAAGAATTACCAAATGAGAAATCGCgtttaataatagaaaaaatggaATTAGAGTctagaaaaaatcaattgaaggCTACAAAACCAAGTAATACGGATCAAAAACTTTTAGAACATGGAAG aaaaaaattggagTACTACCGCATACTGACCGGCATCAGATGGGACTATCCAATGTTGAAAACTTGTACGAAAGGAT ATGTAACAAATCGTCAAGACTACACAAAGGAATTCTGTTTTAATGAAGACGACGAAAGaacagaagaaaaaatttgggaaGAAATTGGAAAATGTGTTGAAATttatgaagaaaaagaaaattctgcacctaataaataa
- the LOC128667281 gene encoding uncharacterized protein LOC128667281, whose amino-acid sequence MDKILAQREKYFSSIPEKKDTKEKFRNFISQLDQIKYKNYDQLADQNKIIDDLNDKNKRHKDKLSIEEQKLNCLLNDFENLIDPMEELGNELKFLVFENLKDEFKKNEMKSIKPSPRDKQILECRRKKLKYYKDLTGIAWNYSTIKNCTAGFVSNGRDYIQSFCLDKNDKKTEIKLWKEISKCAGSHVEKISYD is encoded by the exons atggataaaataTTGGCACAgcgcgaaaaatatttttcttcaattccagaaaaaaaagatacgaaagaaaaatttcgtaattttataTCGCAACTAGATcaaattaagtataaaaattatgaccAATTAGCcg atcagaataaaataattgatgatttgaatgacaaaaataaacggcacaaagataaattatctattgaagaacaaaaattaaactgtctgctaaatgattttgaaaatctGATAGACccaatg gAAGAATTAggaaatgaattgaaatttttagtattcgaaaatttgaaggatgaatttaaaaaaaatgaaatgaaatctATAAAACCTAGTCCTAGAGATAAACAAATTTTGGAGTGTAGAAG aaaaaaactgaaatattACAAAGACTTAACTGGCATCGCGTGGAATTATTCAACTATAAAGAACTGTACTGCTGGAT TCGTTTCAAATGGCCGCGATTACATACAATCGTTTTGTCTGGacaaaaatgacaaaaaaaccGAAATAAAACTTTGGAAAGAAATTTCAAAGTGTGCTGGTAGTCATGTGGAGAAAATAagttatgattaa